One Calditrichota bacterium genomic window, ACCACCAGCACCTTCTTCCGCCAAGGGCTTTGCCGAGGAGCCGACGTCGTGTGCGCGCGGGCGAAGTTCATGGCGTGGCAAACGACTCGATGGCCTCAGCCAACCGATCCCAGGAGTAGCGTCTCTTGTGCTGGGCGATCTGTTCCGCGAAAGAGTGCTCCTTCTTCTCGGCAAAGTAGCTGACGATGGCACTGGCTAACGCTTTGGGATCATTTGCCGGCACGACAAAGCCAGTTGCCCCATGGACCACCTCATCCGGCAATCCGCCTACGTCGGTCGTGATCACCGGCTTGTTGAAGTGGTAGGCGATCTGGACAATGCCACTCTGCGTCGCCGACAAGTAGGGCAAAACTACCACGTCCGCCGCCGAATAGTAGAGCTTCACGTCCTGATTGGGAATGAACTCGTCCATAATCGTCACCGCAGAGGAGATGCCCAGCTGCTCGATGAGCTGCAGATAAGTCGACTTATCGCTGTAGAACTCACCAGCCACCAGCAGGCGAACAGGCGTCTGCCGCAGCACTTCCGGCATTGCCTGGAGGAGGACATGCAGTCCCTTGTACGCGCGCACGTAACCGAAGAAGAGGATCAGGTTGCCGCTGCCCAGGCCCAAACGGCGGCGCGCCTCTTCCTTAGGCAAGGGGTCACCGAAGATGCTGTACACCGGATGTGGCACGTGCCGGAAATCTGCATGTGGGACAAAGCGCAACAGGTCCTGCTGCACCGTGTGGGACATGACCACAAAGTGGTCTACAAAGGCGAGGGCCAGTCTGGTGAGGGGGACATCGAGCCGCGTGCCTTCGTGGGGGACGATGTTGTCGCAGATGTAGACGACGCGCGCCGCACACAGCAGCTTGCTCAGGAAGGCCACCGTGGCGAAGCACGGCGCGAAGAAGGGCATCCAGTACTTGAAGACCACCAGGTCTGGAGCGTGTTGGCGAATGCGCAAGGCTGCCCGCAGCCACGAAACAGGCCCAATTGAGTCCAGTAGCGGCTCCGCGTGAATCGGAATGGTTTCCTCCCCGGTGTCTTGTTGGGTACGGCCGGGGAACAGGAGAGCAGGGTATTGTCGCTTGAAGGAAATCACGTGCACCTGGTGGCCGCGGTCGCGGAGTGTGCGGTAGAGAAGCGCGTTGTAGTGGGCAATACCCCCGCGCAATGGGTAAGCGGTGCCAACAATCACAATTTTCATGCGCCGGCCACCCCCCCTGGGGCGAGCATTTGCACCTGGCGCAGGCAGCTTGCCAACACCCGCGCTGGATGGAGGTATTGCATGCAGTTATTCGGGCACTCGGCGGCATAGAAGCAACTGCAGGAGAATTCGGGCTCCAGTATCTCGCCAAGGCCATACAGCTCGAACTCGTGGCGGTTGAACGTGTTGTTGAAGAGCACCACTCTCTTCCCTAATCCGATGGCGATGTGCAGCGCCATGGTCACCGCCGTCACCACCACGTCTGTCTGGTCCACAAGGTTGATGAACTGTGGCAACGGAAAGTGGCCCAAATAGGCCGCGCCGGTCGCTTCTGCAAGGCGTCTGTTTTTCTCGTGCTCCTGGGGGCCGCCCAAGAGGATGACTCCCAGCCCCTTGGCGCGCAACTCCTTAGCCAACTGTGCCCAGTATTCCTCGGGCCACAACCTTGACCTCCAGCGGCTGCCGCAGCCCGTGTTCAGACCTACCAGCGGCCGCGGCTGCGGGACATGCCATTTCAGACCGAGGTGGGCGAAGTTGCTCAAAATGTACTTTTCGCCGGCAAAGGTGTAGCCACAAATCTCAAAGAGCTCTTGGGGGTAGGATTTCTTGTTGGTCTTGGCGACATCGTCAAAGAGGCCGGTCAGGAATTTGCCCTCGGCCGCCGCATTGGCAGGAGCCGGCGTGCCATCGCGCAGCAGATAGCCCTTCTTCTCTCGCGCCCGCACCATGGTGGCCAAGGCGCATGCTTCCCTGTCTTTGTCCAGGTTGATGACCAGGTCGAACTCGGTGGCCTGCAGGTAAAGGATATCTTCCAGCCGCCACGGGTGCACCCGATCCACAATGTCGGGGATGACCTCGGGCGTGTGGGTCAACCAGTGAATCACCGCCTGGGGGAAATCCCGGCGCAGGGGGTGAAGAATGGGGGTTGAGCGGATCACGTCGCCCACAGCACCCAGCTTGATGATCAGGATGCGCCCGGAAGTGGGCTCGTACCACTGGCACGCATCGCAGTGGACCTGGTGGGCCTTGTGGGGAGCACACGGCACGTCGCCGCGGAAATGTCGGCAGTCGGGGCGATAGGCGAACGTCATTGTCCTCGCAGAAGTAACCGGACCGCTGTTGCACAGGGGTGGCGATACCTTCGCATTCCCGTGTCCCCGCAACTCTTGCTTCCCACTCACCAGCCGATTTTCAGCCGCACAGGGTAGCCCTGCTCGTCTTTGCGCGACTCGCTGATCATCTCACCCAAGAGGCCGATGGACACAAACTGGATGCCCACGATGATGAGCAGGATGCCCAAGAACAGGAGGGGGCGATTGCTCAGGTACACCGAATAGAACAGGCGCATGACCGCCAAATAGAGCGCGATTGCACTTCCGGCAACGAAGCAGATAAGGCCAAGTAGGCCGAAAAGGTGCATGGGCCGTCTGTTGAAGCGCCTAAGGAACATGACCGTGAGCAGGTCGAAAAAGCCGGCGAAGAACCGCCATGGCCCAAACTTGGTTTTGCCGAAGCGCCTGGGCCGATGGTTGACCACAAGCTCGGTGACTTTGAACCCTTGCCAGTGGGCCAAGACTGGCAGGAACCGATGGAGCTGCCCATACACGCGAATGCTGCGCACCACGTCGCTGCGGTAGGCCTTTAGTCCGCAGTTAAAGTCATGCAGCCGCAGGCCGCTAACCGCCGAGGTCACTATGTTGAAGAACTTGGAGCTCCAGCGTTTGCGCAGCGGATCGTGGCGCTTCTTTTTCCATCCAGAAACCAGGTCGTATCCTTCCTCCAACTTGGCGAGCAGGTGGGGGACTTCTGCCGGATCGTCTTGCAGATCGGCGTCCATGGTTACCACCGCGGCGCCTTGAGCGTGGGCAAAACCTACGGCCAGGGCCGCCGATTTGCCACAGTTGCTGCGAAACGAGATGACCTTCACGCGCCGGTCTTGAGCTGCAAGACGTCGCAGCACCTCCAGGGAGCCATCCGTTGAGCCGTCGTCGACAAAGATGATTTCGTAGGAGGGCACGCGTTTCTTGACGGCTGCGACTATCTCCGCATAGAGAGGTTGCAATGACTCGGCTTCGTTGTACAGGGGTACCACCACCGACAAGGCGCATTGCCGGGGTCTGGTTCTCATAGCAGGACCTCCTCCACATTGCTGGGGAGGTGCTGCCGCATCTGCAAGGCGCGCGGGGGGACGTTCACAGTTCTCTCGAGATAGAAAAGCGTCACACGTTCTCGCTGCTGCGGGCGTTCGACGGTCACCATCTGCGGGAGCAGCATGCCGGAGGTCTTGGCAAAACGGCTGAAACTCAACCGATAGAGCAGGCCCAGCTGCGAGTCCTCGTATTCCACCTGCGAGACCACCGCGCGCTGGCGGTCCACCCAGTACCGGAACAGGCCCTCTTCGGCGTGCTTCTCGACCAGCAGACCGTGGCTGTCCATACCTTTCACACCCGCACCTTCCCGGGGCAAGGAGATCAGGCCGCTTAGGGCAGAGATTAGCAGGCGGCCGTCCACCGCCATAACCAGCGGGTCAAGATAGCGAAGCCGGTCGATGCTGCCGCGGTACACAC contains:
- a CDS encoding glycosyltransferase family 2 protein encodes the protein MRTRPRQCALSVVVPLYNEAESLQPLYAEIVAAVKKRVPSYEIIFVDDGSTDGSLEVLRRLAAQDRRVKVISFRSNCGKSAALAVGFAHAQGAAVVTMDADLQDDPAEVPHLLAKLEEGYDLVSGWKKKRHDPLRKRWSSKFFNIVTSAVSGLRLHDFNCGLKAYRSDVVRSIRVYGQLHRFLPVLAHWQGFKVTELVVNHRPRRFGKTKFGPWRFFAGFFDLLTVMFLRRFNRRPMHLFGLLGLICFVAGSAIALYLAVMRLFYSVYLSNRPLLFLGILLIIVGIQFVSIGLLGEMISESRKDEQGYPVRLKIGW
- a CDS encoding DUF4292 domain-containing protein, whose product is MTRLIRHKRLVFPRWAKVCGLVTGAALTTSLGCAPTAREAAWDLSQVSLPQLQRDVDRNVSKLKTLKGRARISYESPDVGYAGYTQVAVRMPDSAFIKVEAIFGLDVASLFVDGRSFTAYVPSERRVYRGSIDRLRYLDPLVMAVDGRLLISALSGLISLPREGAGVKGMDSHGLLVEKHAEEGLFRYWVDRQRAVVSQVEYEDSQLGLLYRLSFSRFAKTSGMLLPQMVTVERPQQRERVTLFYLERTVNVPPRALQMRQHLPSNVEEVLL
- a CDS encoding glycosyltransferase family 9 protein, with protein sequence MTFAYRPDCRHFRGDVPCAPHKAHQVHCDACQWYEPTSGRILIIKLGAVGDVIRSTPILHPLRRDFPQAVIHWLTHTPEVIPDIVDRVHPWRLEDILYLQATEFDLVINLDKDREACALATMVRAREKKGYLLRDGTPAPANAAAEGKFLTGLFDDVAKTNKKSYPQELFEICGYTFAGEKYILSNFAHLGLKWHVPQPRPLVGLNTGCGSRWRSRLWPEEYWAQLAKELRAKGLGVILLGGPQEHEKNRRLAEATGAAYLGHFPLPQFINLVDQTDVVVTAVTMALHIAIGLGKRVVLFNNTFNRHEFELYGLGEILEPEFSCSCFYAAECPNNCMQYLHPARVLASCLRQVQMLAPGGVAGA
- a CDS encoding glycosyltransferase; the protein is MKIVIVGTAYPLRGGIAHYNALLYRTLRDRGHQVHVISFKRQYPALLFPGRTQQDTGEETIPIHAEPLLDSIGPVSWLRAALRIRQHAPDLVVFKYWMPFFAPCFATVAFLSKLLCAARVVYICDNIVPHEGTRLDVPLTRLALAFVDHFVVMSHTVQQDLLRFVPHADFRHVPHPVYSIFGDPLPKEEARRRLGLGSGNLILFFGYVRAYKGLHVLLQAMPEVLRQTPVRLLVAGEFYSDKSTYLQLIEQLGISSAVTIMDEFIPNQDVKLYYSAADVVVLPYLSATQSGIVQIAYHFNKPVITTDVGGLPDEVVHGATGFVVPANDPKALASAIVSYFAEKKEHSFAEQIAQHKRRYSWDRLAEAIESFATP